DNA sequence from the Amycolatopsis sp. Hca4 genome:
GTGATCATCGCCGCCGCCCAGGGCGCGGCCGCCGCCGGGGCGCTCAACCACGACCTCGTCACCGAGGACGTCGCACGGGCGGTCGGCGCGCTCGGCGGCTTCTCCCCCGCGGCGGAACGCGCGGCCGCCGGAGCGCGCTAGCCTGCGGCGCCCCGGCGTGCCAGGCTCGGCGGATGCGTCCGACGCTGTACGAATTCGCCGGCGGCGACCCCGCGTTCCGCGCGCTGGCCGCCGCCCACCATGCGCGCTGCCTGGCCGACCCGGAGCTGAACCACCCGTTCTCGAAGCAGGACCAGCACCCGCAGCACGTCGAGCGGCTCGCCTGGTACTGGGCCGAGGTCATGGGCGGGCCGCCGCGGTTCTCGGCCGAGTGCAGTGACCACTCGGCGATGCTGCGGATGCACGCGGGCAACGGTGACATGACCGACCTCGGCCGCCGGTTCGTGCGCTGCTTCACGCAGGCCGCGGACGACGCCGGCCTGCCGGCCGACCCGGAGTTCCGCGCCGCGCTGAAGTCCTACATGGAGTGGGCGGTGGCCGAGGTCCTCACCTATCCGGGCCCACCCGCCGGGGTGCCCGCCGGCCTGCCGGTGCCCCGCTGGTCGTGGGACGGGTTGCAGGCGGTGTAACGACCGGGGCGGCCCCCGCGTCTTGCAGGCGACGACCGGCTGTGGAGGTCCGTCGCCAGAGCCGGTCCGGGGCCGGGTTCCCCCCACCCGCCCGGACCGGCTCGTCCACCGCGTCCGATATCCGCGAGTGCCCGGTCACGCGCCGGGCCAGACTGGCCACCATGCTCCTCGACCGGTTCCTCCTCGCTTCCCGGGGTTTCGAACACCACTTGCGCGCGGTGCCACCGGACGGCTGGCACGCCCCGACGCCGTGCTCCGAGTGGGACGTGCGTGCGCTGGTCAACCACATGGCCCGCGGCAACCTCAACTACGTCGCCCTGCTGCGCGGCGCATCCGGGGAAGAGTTCTTGGCCCGCCGAGACGAAGACGCCCTCGGAGACGATCCCCTCGCCGCGTTCACCAGCTCGGTCCGGGCCTGCGCGGCCGCCTTCGCCGAGGAGGGCGCACTGGACCGCGTCGTCGACTACCCGCTCGGCGAGCTCACCGGCCGGCGGGCGCTGGCCGTGCGCACCACGGACAGCACCATCCACACCTGGGACCTCGCCCGCGCGCTCGGCGCGGACGAGACCCTCGACCCCGGCCTGGTCGCGTGGATCGACGAGCACCACGACCGCATCTTCGCGGGGCTCGCCGTGGGCCCGCGGGTCTTCGCCGAACCCCCGCCCGCCGCGCCCGGGGCGTCCCGGCAGGACCGGCTGCTCACGCGGTTCGGCCGCGCTCCGCACCCAGTCGGGCGACCAGTTCGGTCAGCGCCGGCCCGAGCGGCCGGTCGACTCGCACCGCCGCGTAGCGATCCCCGCGGGTCTCGCCGCGGTTGACGATCACCACCGGCTTGTCCGCCTTGGCCGCGTGGCGGACGAACCGGAGCCCGGACATCACCGTCAGGGACGAGCCGAGGACCAGCAGCGCCGCGGCGTCGTCGACGAGCCGGTAGCACTGCTCGACCCGCGGCCGCGGCACGTTCTCGCCGAAGAACACCACGTCCGGCTTGAGGACGCCTTCGCACGCCTCGCACGGGACCGGCCGGAACCCGCGGACGACGTCGGCGGGCAGCTCGACGTCGCCGTCCGGGTTGATCCGGGTGGCCGCGCCGGTGAAGCCGGGGTTGGCCGCGCGCAGCCGGCGGTCGAGCTCCGCGCGCGGGCTGGTGCGGCGGCAGTCCAGGCAGATCACGCGGTCCAGGCTGCCGTGCAGCTCGACCGCGTCGGCGGTGCCTGCCGCCTGGTGCAGGCCGTCGACGTTCTGCGTGATGACGCCCCCGACGTACCCGCGCTCGCGCAGGGTGGTCACCGCGCGGTGGCCGTCGTTGGGATCGGCGCGGGCGATCGTGCGCCAGCCGAGGTGGCTGCGCGCCCAGTACCGCTGCCGCCCCTCGGCGCTGCCGACGAACTCGTCGTAGGTCATCGGCGTGTGCCGGCGCAGGCTGCCGGTCTCGCCGCGGTAGTCGGGGATCCCGGATTCGGTGGACAGCCCGGCCCCGCTGAGCACGACCACCCGCCCGCGCGCGACGACGTCCGTCAGCTCGTCGAGGCTGGACGTCCGCGGCAGCGGCGCGTCCGGCGACGTCCAGGAAAGGGTCGGGCGGGTCCGCACTAGGCCAGGGTACGTGGGCCGGGAAGGATCTTCTCGAACCAGTGATCGGCGTAGTGCTCGTCGTTGAACGGCGCGACTTCCCGGAACCCGGCGGCGCGGTACAGCCCGATCGCTTCGGCGAGCGCGCGGTTCGTCTCCAGCCGCAGCGTGCGGACGCCGGCGTCGGACGCGGAGGCCTCCAGCTCGCTCAGCAGCCGCCGCCCCAGCCCG
Encoded proteins:
- a CDS encoding group II truncated hemoglobin, encoding MRPTLYEFAGGDPAFRALAAAHHARCLADPELNHPFSKQDQHPQHVERLAWYWAEVMGGPPRFSAECSDHSAMLRMHAGNGDMTDLGRRFVRCFTQAADDAGLPADPEFRAALKSYMEWAVAEVLTYPGPPAGVPAGLPVPRWSWDGLQAV
- a CDS encoding NAD-dependent protein deacetylase, which gives rise to MRTRPTLSWTSPDAPLPRTSSLDELTDVVARGRVVVLSGAGLSTESGIPDYRGETGSLRRHTPMTYDEFVGSAEGRQRYWARSHLGWRTIARADPNDGHRAVTTLRERGYVGGVITQNVDGLHQAAGTADAVELHGSLDRVICLDCRRTSPRAELDRRLRAANPGFTGAATRINPDGDVELPADVVRGFRPVPCEACEGVLKPDVVFFGENVPRPRVEQCYRLVDDAAALLVLGSSLTVMSGLRFVRHAAKADKPVVIVNRGETRGDRYAAVRVDRPLGPALTELVARLGAERGRTA
- a CDS encoding TIGR03086 family metal-binding protein; translation: MLLDRFLLASRGFEHHLRAVPPDGWHAPTPCSEWDVRALVNHMARGNLNYVALLRGASGEEFLARRDEDALGDDPLAAFTSSVRACAAAFAEEGALDRVVDYPLGELTGRRALAVRTTDSTIHTWDLARALGADETLDPGLVAWIDEHHDRIFAGLAVGPRVFAEPPPAAPGASRQDRLLTRFGRAPHPVGRPVRSAPARAAGRLAPPRSDPRGSRRG